One genomic window of Herpetosiphonaceae bacterium includes the following:
- the accD gene encoding acetyl-CoA carboxylase, carboxyltransferase subunit beta — translation MKDFLRRTPRYFTTNRRVEQQIPDDLWQKCSGCNELIFSKQFVDNAKVCPRCGHHERLSAQEWIDLLVDAGAWQEYDADIASSDPLGFVSPKDNYAKKLQGLRDATGRLDAAVCGIGTIGELPLALCISEFAFMGGSMGAVVGEKIARSAERAAKRGIPLLTINSSGGARMHEGILSLMQMAKVSVALSRLGEAGQPHISLLVDPCYGGVTAAHASSADIIIAEPKAHVGFAGPRVIEQTIRQKLPADFQTSEFLLQHGMIDIVSPRAELRMVLTRIVGLYANRRPDDQPLVTESNGRSTGLTGYEEIYG, via the coding sequence GTGAAAGACTTTTTGCGGCGCACACCGCGCTACTTTACAACTAATCGTAGAGTTGAGCAGCAAATTCCTGACGATTTGTGGCAGAAGTGCAGCGGCTGTAACGAACTCATTTTCTCCAAACAATTCGTAGACAATGCCAAAGTCTGCCCGCGCTGCGGCCACCATGAGCGCCTGAGCGCGCAAGAGTGGATCGACCTGCTGGTCGATGCGGGCGCGTGGCAGGAGTACGATGCCGATATCGCTTCGAGCGATCCGCTCGGCTTTGTTTCGCCGAAAGATAACTACGCCAAAAAGCTGCAAGGGCTGCGCGACGCGACCGGACGTTTGGATGCGGCGGTCTGCGGGATCGGCACCATCGGAGAGCTGCCCCTGGCGCTCTGTATCAGCGAGTTCGCCTTCATGGGCGGCTCGATGGGCGCGGTCGTCGGGGAGAAGATCGCGCGGTCGGCGGAGCGAGCCGCCAAGCGGGGCATTCCCCTGCTGACGATCAACTCGTCGGGCGGCGCACGGATGCACGAGGGCATCCTGTCCCTGATGCAGATGGCGAAGGTTTCGGTGGCGCTGTCGCGGCTGGGCGAGGCCGGGCAGCCTCATATCTCGCTGCTCGTCGACCCATGCTATGGCGGTGTCACCGCCGCGCACGCCTCATCCGCCGATATTATCATCGCCGAGCCGAAGGCGCATGTGGGCTTTGCCGGTCCACGAGTGATCGAGCAGACGATCCGGCAAAAGCTGCCCGCCGATTTTCAGACCTCGGAGTTTCTGCTCCAGCACGGCATGATCGATATTGTATCGCCGCGCGCCGAGCTGCGGATGGTGCTGACACGCATTGTGGGCCTGTACGCGAACCGCAGGCCCGACGATCAGCCGCTTGTCACCGAAAGCAATGGACGCAGCACCGGGCTGACCGGCTATGAGGAGATCTATGGCTGA
- a CDS encoding GNAT family N-acetyltransferase has product MRPIDIVAATPADAAEVIRLFGELHRYNSQLDPRFALADGWEELVHQYLQQSEDSADSSWLLARDNSRVVGFVLVELHADSPLYRHRYWAEIVGLYVDPEYRGSDVADLLMEQAYAWALRRNLRIMQLYVTATNYQAQRFYGKQGFVGTQLIMRRTLSESDVLEAPLATHSHRRLHFSEGGARPLDMHERAHRNHAGDSDE; this is encoded by the coding sequence ATGCGACCAATCGACATCGTTGCAGCGACACCCGCCGACGCGGCAGAGGTGATCCGATTGTTTGGCGAGTTGCACCGGTATAATAGCCAACTCGATCCGCGCTTTGCGCTCGCCGACGGCTGGGAGGAGCTCGTCCATCAGTATTTGCAACAATCCGAGGACTCCGCCGATAGCTCCTGGCTGCTGGCGCGCGATAATTCTCGCGTGGTTGGATTTGTTCTCGTAGAGCTGCACGCGGACTCGCCGCTCTATCGTCATCGATACTGGGCCGAGATCGTCGGCCTGTATGTCGATCCCGAATATCGCGGAAGCGATGTTGCGGATCTGTTGATGGAGCAGGCGTACGCCTGGGCGCTCCGCCGCAACCTGCGGATCATGCAGCTCTACGTTACCGCTACCAACTATCAGGCCCAACGCTTCTACGGCAAACAAGGATTTGTTGGTACCCAGCTTATCATGCGCCGGACGCTCAGCGAGAGCGACGTGCTGGAAGCGCCCCTGGCGACCCATTCTCACCGACGGCTCCATTTTTCCGAGGGCGGCGCACGACCATTGGATATGCACGAACGTGCCCACCGTAATCATGCAGGAGATAGCGACGAGTGA